A region of Zeugodacus cucurbitae isolate PBARC_wt_2022May chromosome 5, idZeuCucr1.2, whole genome shotgun sequence DNA encodes the following proteins:
- the LOC105208959 gene encoding odorant receptor 13a, with amino-acid sequence MLFNPKPLKDPISFRFPLQCIWLKLNGSWPLRPQRSGEFERYFRWLYSVWAWYVVAMVGITIGFQSAFLVKTFGDIMVTTENGCTTFMGVLNFVRLLHLRLHQREFQQLLARFVKDIWITSSSQPTVERACERNMRVFQVISALQSCLITMYCLLPLVELYMLTVNTAPDVLESVEKPFPYKMLFPYDANYGWRYALTYLFTAWAGVCVVTTLFAEDSLFGFFTTYTCGQFRILHIQIDNIIPDSYAATRAGRGTEADFQQESVRRLDRIAGKHCVLFNFVRSMEEFFSPILLVNFLISTILICMVGFQLVTGKNMFIGDYVKFLVYILSSLSQLFVLCWNGDNIIQNSLEMANHLYACNWECGVEVAATNADNKRADEEVKITAPTVYYTTNNAFRKKLQFMIMRSQRQTCITALKFSVLSLSSFSGLISSSMSYFALLQSFNEDEEN; translated from the exons ATGTTATTCAATCCGAAACCGTTAAAGGATCCAATTAGCTTTAGATTCCCCCTACAATGTATTTGGTTAAAATTGAACGGTTCGTGGCCACTGCGACCACAGCGGTCTGGCGAATTTGAAAGGTACTTTCGTTGGCTCTACAGCGTTTGGGCCTGGTATGTGGTGGCCATGGTTGGTATAACCATCGGTTTTCAAAGTGCATTTCTAGTCAAAACTTTCGGCGATATAATGGTCACCACGGAGAATGGCTGCACCACCTTTATGGGCGTGTTGAACTTTGTGCGTTTGCTGCATTTGAGGCTGCATCAGCGGGAGTTTCAACAATTGTTAGCGCGATTCGTTAAAGATATCTGGATTACAAG CTCTTCACAGCCCACCGTCGAGCGCGCTTGTGAGCGCAATATGCGTGTGTTTCAAGTAATCTCGGCTCTGCAGTCCTGTCTTATTACCATGTACTGTCTGCTGCCGTTGGTGGAACTCTATATGCTAACGGTGAATACGGCACCCGATGTCTTGGAAAGCGTGGAGAAACCATTTCCATATAAAATGTTATTCCCCTACGATGCAAATTATGGCTGGCGTTATGCGCTCACCTATTTGTTCACCGCTTGGGCTGGTGTTTGTGTGGTGACCACACTCTTCGCGGAGGACTCGCTATTCGGCTTCTTTACCACCTACACTTGTGGTCAATTTCGCATTCTACACATACAAATCGACAACATTATACCCGATTCGTATGCTGCGACACGCGCTGGGCGTGGCACTGAGGCGGATTTTCAACAGGAGTCTGTACGACGTCTGGATCGAATTGCTGGGAAACATTGTGTGTTATTTAA tttcgtTCGTAGCATGGAGGAATTCTTCAGTCCCATTTTGTTAGTGAATTTCTTGATTTCTACGATTCTAATTTGCATGGTGGGCTTTCAATTGGTTACG gGTAAAAACATGTTCATCGGTGATTATGTAAAGTTTTTGGTTTACATACTCTCATCGCTCTCTCAATTATTTGTGCTCTGCTGGAATGGTGACAACATTATACAAAAT TCACTTGAGATGGCCAACCACTTGTATGCCTGCAACTGGGAGTGTGGCGTAGAAGTAGCGGCCACCAATGCGGATAACAAGCGCGCCGATGAAGAAGTGAAAATAACGGCACCAACGGTTTATTATACAACGAATAACGCTTTTCGCAAGAAGTTGCAATTTATGATTATGCGCAGCCAACGACAGACATGCATTACAGCGTTGAAGTTCTCGGTGTTGTCATTGAGCAGCTTCTCGGGG TTAATAAGCTCGTCGATGAGCTATTTTGCACTTTTGCAAAGTTTCAACGAGGACGAAGAGAACTGA
- the LOC105208852 gene encoding UPF0415 protein C7orf25 homolog: MDKEIPFEELVERANEKIKLGYELIAQLDEYRQINGVDKIQRKITQEVKFLQKVIKNQTLKINHVQCSNLTHYAFLVQILKLQRDVVHVDCGFPVEERSNPLRVDIVCENGLKWIKAIARNSKSLADAANGAASYGARSILDQAQEFVDASEQHLCMFKAPKVVFYFSQTIDNTLLVELQEIGVEIASIAEPAECDDSADISNVSTLNIDITTLLAYISNVCNGSCNWMFKEGILTEQAEKERQTPLKPVLDGLFKGKRLICCETAYKSFAEIISLLAGPQEHQRAAELLKIVEVLPDVSAVPDELAVIKFSGKINQRSLKIFAFGMQMKAVTVTSNKAFVRSAKMQGINVPVFTHQARALTEAKEATATPIQ; this comes from the exons ATGGATAAAGAAATTCCTTTCGAGGAACTTGTGGAACGTGCCAATGAGAAAATAAAACTCGGTTATGAGTTGATTGCGCAGTTggatgaatatcgacaaataaatggTGTTGATAAAATTCAACGGAAAATCACTCAAGAAGTAAAATTCCTGCAGAAG GttattaaaaaccaaactctGAAGATAAACCACGTACAGTGCAGCAACCTTACGCACTACGCTTTCCTTGTGCAGATCTTGAAATTACAACGTGATGTTGTGCATGTCGATTGTGGTTTTCCTGTCGAAGAACGCAGCAATCCGCTGCGTGTAGATATAGTTTGTGAAAATGGTTTGAAGTGGATCAAAG CCATTGCGCGTAATTCCAAATCATTGGCGGATGCGGCAAATGGTGCGGCCAGTTATGGCGCGCGTAGCATATTGGATCAAGCGCAAGAGTTTGTCGATGCCAGCGAACAACATTTATGCATGTTTAAGGCGCCCAAA GTGGTTTTCTATTTTAGCCAAACCATTGATAACACACTGCTTGTGGAACTGCAAGAAATAGGCGTAGAAATTGCATCGATTGCAGAACCCGCCGAATGTGATGACAGCGCGGATATTTCCAATGTGAGCACACTAAATATAGATATCACCACGCTATTGGCGTATATAAGTAACGTTTGTAATGGCAGTTGCAATTGGATGTTCAAGGAGGGCATATTAACCGAACAGGCGGAAAAAGAGCGGCAGACACCATTGAAACCTGTTTTAGACGGTCTATTTAAAG gCAAACGGCTCATATGTTGCGAAACAGCGTACAAGTCATTCGCAGAGATTATCTCGTTGTTGGCTGGTCCACAGGAACATCAGCGTGCTGCggaattgttgaaaattgtgGAAGTTTTGCCGGATGTGTCGGCGGTGCCGGATGAATTAGCTGTGATTAAATTTAGCGGTAAAATAAATCAGCGGAGTTTGAAGATTTTCGCCTTCGGTATGCAAATGAAGGCGGTGACTGTGACTTCGAATAAAGCATTCGTACGCTCAGCGAAAATGCAG GGCATCAATGTGCCGGTATTTACACACCAAGCCAGAGCGTTGACGGAAGCTAAAGAGGCAACTGCCACACCAATACAATGA
- the Aats-arg gene encoding probable arginine--tRNA ligase, cytoplasmic, producing MSTIESETAALSEMERITAHLRAEIEKTKRGEGIEFEDDEEYVKLQTENSKLKHRLAILNKAIATEKNATGSANAVAIKYQPAELPVAVNEMISITEHLVDLFTNAIALAFPELAGTQAIISPVNANAAKFGDYQCNSAMSLAKTLKAAGVNKSPRDIANEIVKNVAKSPLVAKTEVAGAGFINVFLQKDYAVHAIDNLLRSGVKPPTCRKQRILVDFSSPNIAKQMHVGHLRSTIIGESICRLLEFLGHDVLRVNHLGDWGTQFGMLIAHLEDRFPNFLNESPPIGDLQAFYKESKKRFDEDEVFKKRAYNCVVLLQGGDPNSTKAWTQICDVSRQEFQKIYDRLDVTLEPIGESFYQSRMIDVVKFLATKNLLEEDDGRKIMWADESSSGIPLTIVKSDGGFTYDTSDMAAIRYRLEEQKAEWLIYVVDSGQSTHLQNIYRAAERAGIFNPKIHRADHVNFGVVLGEDGKKFKTRSGETVKLSDLLDEGLKRALDKLLEKERDKVLTAEELKAAQESVAYGCIKYADLSHNRTNEYVFSFDKMLEDRGNTAVYLLYAFTRICSISRNCGEDFSDLAKILDSGTAITLEHEKEWKLAKTLLKFPDVLVKISKDLLLHTLCEYCYEICTVFSEFYDNCYCIEKNKSGEIVKVNRGRILLCEATAAVLKQCFYILGLKPVSKI from the exons ATGTCTACAATAGAAAGTGAAACTGCTGCGCTCAGTGAAAtg GAGCGCATAACCGCCCATTTGCGTgcagaaatagaaaaaacaaaacGTGGCGAGGGAATTGAGTTTGAAGATGATGAAGAGTATGTGAAGTTGCAAACTGAGAACAGCAAACTCAAGCATCGTTTGGCAATTTTGAATAAG GCAATTGCTACAGAGAAGAATGCCACAGGTTCGGCGAATGCAGTTGCTATAAAATACCAACCAGCCGAACTACCAGTTGCCGTAAACGAAATGATTTCAATAACCGAACATCTTgtagatttatttacaaatgctATCGCTTTGGCATTTCCCGAGCTTGCCGGCACACAAGCAATCATATCACCGGTGAATGCCAATGCAGCTAAATTTGGTGATTATCAATGCAATAGTGCCATGTCACTGGCGAAGACTTTAAAAGCAGCTGGCGTCAATAAATCTCCACGGGATATAGCtaatgaaattgttaaaaatgttgcaaaatcgCCGCTCGTAGCCAAAACGGAGGTCGCTGGTGCGGGTTTCATCAACGTATTCCTACAAAA aGATTATGCTGTACACGCTATTGACAATCTTCTGCGTAGTGGCGTTAAACCACCGACTTGCCGAAAGCAACGCATACTCGTTGACTTTTCTTCACCGAATATAGCGAAACAAATGCATGTGGGTCATTTACGTTCAACGATTATTGGTGAATCTATATGTCGTTTGCTGGAGTTCCTCGGACACGATGTGTTGCGCGTCAATCATTTGGGTGATTGGGGTACACAATTTGGTATGCTTATTGCGCATTTAGAAGATCGTTTTCCCAATTTCCTAAACGAAAGTCCTCCAATTGGAGACTTGCAGGCCTTCTACAAGGAATCGAAAAAGCG ATTTGACGAAGATGAAGTATTCAAGAAGCGTGCCTACAATTGTGTCGTACTTTTGCAAGGTGGCGATCCAAATTCAACAAAAGCCTGGACACAGATTTGTGATGTTTCACGTCAAGAGTTCCAGAAAATCTATGATCGCTTGGATGTAACACTCGAACCCATCGGCGAGTCTTTCTATCAGTCACGTATGATAGATGTTGTCAAGTTTTTGGCAACGAAAAATTTGCTCGAAGAGGATGACGGACGTAAGATCATGTGGGCTGATGAAAGCTCATCGGGTATACCTTTAACGATCGTCAAGTCGGACGGCGGTTTCACCTATGACACATCGGACATGGCTGCAATCCGTTATCGTTTGGAAGAACAAAAAGCAGAATGGCTAATTTATGTCGTAGACTCTGGTCAGAGCACACATTTGCAAAATATCTATCGTGCCGCTGAGCGTGCGGGTATATTCAATCCGAAAATTCACCGTGCTGACCATGTGAACTTTGGCGTTGTGTTGGGCGAGGATGGTAAAAAATTCAAGACACGTTCGGGTGAGACAGTTAAACTGTCCGACCTATTGGATGAAGGCTTAAAACGTGCGCTAGATAAATTACTGGAAAAGGAGCGTGATAAGGTGCTTACCGCCGAGGAATTGAAAGCAGCACAAGAATCTGTCGCCTACGGTTGTATCAAGTATGCAGATTTAAGTCACAATCGCACCAATGAATATGTGTTCTCCTTCGATAAGATGTTGGAGGATCGCGGCAACACGGCAGTATATctgctttatgcatttacacgTATATGCTCAATTTCACGTAATTGCGGCGAAGACTTCTCGGATCTGGCTAAAATACTGGATAGCGGCACAGCGATTACGTTGGAACACGAGAAGGAATGGAAATTGGCAAAGACACTTTTGAAGTTCCCCGACGTGCTGGTTAAGATTTCCAAGGATCTGCTGTTGCATACGCTTTGTGAATACTGTTATGAAATTTGTACCGTCTTCTCGGAATTctatgacaattgttattgcattgAGAAAAATAAGAGTGGCGAAATTGTGAAGGTCAACCGTGGCCGCATTTTGTTGTGTGAAGCTACAGCTGCGGTGTTGAAGCAGTGCTTCTATATTTTGGGCTTAAAGCCCGTTTCTAAGATTTAA
- the LOC105208851 gene encoding uncharacterized protein LOC105208851 produces MDFLFAPLPETNFQMNTEELRLWQRNAIFECECDNFINRRIETGRTHLLTLPNRPHFELPGIDAAIRQHGLRLPDSMANSEHRPITSASSSQRIRNVEDDSRRDSNADSSPSLPQRRRLATRNVEDDRDNMLDRIYQEALLTAFRTRGLSAIRNP; encoded by the exons ATGGATTTTCTGTTTGCACCTCTACCCGaaacaaatt ttcaAATGAATACAGAGGAATTACGTTTGTGGCAACGAAATGCCATATTCGAATGTGAATgtgataatttcattaatagGCGCATAGAAACTGGACGAACACACTTGCTGACACTGCCGAATCGCCCACATTTTGAGTTACCTGGCATTGATGCAGCGATAAGGCAGCATGGATTGAGGCTACCGGATTCAATGGCGAATAGTGAGCACAGACCCATCACCAGCGCCAGCAGTAGCCAGCGAATTAGGAATGTTGAAGATGACAGTCGTAGAGATAGTAATGCAGATAGTTCACCTTCACTCCCCCAAAGACGAAGATTGGCGACTAGAAATGTGGAAGACGATCGCGACAATATGCTTGACAGAATTTACCAAGAGGCTTTGTTGACAGCTTTTAGAACGAGAGGATTAAGTGCAATACGAAATCCTTAA